One window of Chloracidobacterium sp. genomic DNA carries:
- a CDS encoding SpoIIE family protein phosphatase has protein sequence MTERAPSLFFLRLLTVLTVFYVVVRLAAGVVELRSWSVGLTLEEMQPIVRTVEHGGAAQAAGIEPGDELLRPDGRPFYSFGDYARLRRQAERTKTLPLLVRKADGRASPVTITLTPPATGWLSFEFFFVVETALIVVLCAGVGLAICWLRWEDATARTGGLFFISLATLFGGAQHVLLASWLTIPAGLLQTVGVNAVGYLCLRFFLAFPSPSRFTKPVRLAQSLYGSAALVLGLVGIAQFTARMLSFEVARRFSELPLVGVVPSVRFVLLWLGLASPFLGYLERNRTQTPEQVRRLKVFTLGSAVGVIPVLLLLLAVNTFKLSAEDYPWLYVLPIALFPLFPLSFAYVVVKHRVLGVQQILRSSVRYLFVSRGVMVLEYLVFYFIARYLMYPVVLWGYAAAGNRLTPPVLGAWMLVMSGVFFGVAVYINPRLQSAIDRRFFREAYQVQRVLSDLAASVREATNIEEMLRRVATTVDSALHVKTIGFLLHPSLLNGASNVIANGDVQALRGFACRFGPNTSGVVESELSFPTTSPLLAKLRREPEPFELDPESSEGIPYAKHPTLRRLDSHLLVPLVSGDNLLGVFSLGPKLSGEPYTGEDKSLLMTVAESVALRLDNAQLVRRLTAEATLRRELEIARDIQQRLLPSASPDVPGLDVAGVSLPARDVGGDYYDFFVLGGRRLAVAIGDVTGHGVSSGLLMALAKGGLYNQVGNDPHPSAVIAAMNRLIAVSGGKRNLMTMTYVVIDAAAQTFEMANAGHPFPYHYHAATGVVEAIEQSAYPLGVRLDGRYPTKRLTYQAGDALVFYTDGLVEARNASGAAFGFERLEKLIARSGNCSAVALQDAILAELRMFLGDGAAEDDVTLVIVRFTASAP, from the coding sequence ATGACTGAGCGCGCACCTTCGCTGTTTTTTCTCCGGCTGCTGACGGTTCTGACGGTTTTCTACGTCGTCGTCCGGCTCGCCGCCGGCGTCGTTGAGCTGCGGAGTTGGTCGGTCGGCCTCACGCTGGAGGAAATGCAGCCCATCGTCCGCACGGTTGAGCATGGCGGTGCGGCGCAGGCGGCCGGCATTGAACCCGGCGACGAACTCCTGCGACCGGACGGACGGCCGTTTTACAGCTTCGGCGACTACGCCCGTCTCCGGCGGCAGGCGGAACGAACTAAAACGCTCCCGCTGCTCGTTAGAAAGGCCGACGGACGCGCATCTCCGGTCACCATCACCCTCACGCCGCCTGCGACCGGCTGGCTTTCCTTCGAGTTTTTCTTCGTCGTCGAAACAGCCCTGATTGTCGTACTGTGCGCCGGCGTCGGACTGGCGATCTGTTGGCTGCGGTGGGAGGACGCTACGGCGCGGACAGGCGGACTCTTTTTCATCTCCTTGGCGACACTGTTCGGCGGTGCCCAGCATGTCCTGCTGGCTTCGTGGCTGACGATACCCGCCGGATTGCTTCAGACGGTCGGCGTCAACGCCGTCGGCTACCTTTGCCTACGGTTCTTTCTGGCGTTTCCCAGCCCAAGCCGCTTCACCAAACCAGTCCGGCTGGCGCAGTCCCTCTACGGCTCGGCCGCGCTTGTGTTGGGACTGGTTGGGATCGCCCAGTTCACGGCGCGGATGTTGTCCTTTGAAGTCGCCCGCCGGTTTTCCGAACTGCCGCTGGTCGGCGTCGTCCCGTCCGTGCGCTTTGTCCTGCTGTGGCTTGGGCTAGCGTCGCCGTTCCTTGGCTACCTTGAGCGAAACCGAACGCAGACGCCCGAACAAGTGCGCCGGTTGAAAGTCTTCACGCTCGGCTCGGCGGTCGGCGTGATTCCGGTTTTACTGCTTCTGCTGGCGGTCAACACCTTCAAACTCAGCGCCGAAGATTATCCGTGGCTCTACGTCCTGCCGATTGCGCTGTTTCCACTCTTCCCGCTCTCGTTTGCGTACGTCGTCGTCAAGCATCGGGTGCTGGGCGTTCAACAAATCCTGCGCAGCAGCGTCCGGTATCTGTTCGTCTCGCGGGGCGTGATGGTTCTGGAGTACCTCGTGTTTTACTTCATTGCGCGTTACTTGATGTATCCGGTCGTGCTGTGGGGCTACGCCGCCGCCGGCAACCGGCTGACGCCGCCGGTGTTGGGGGCCTGGATGTTGGTGATGAGCGGCGTGTTTTTCGGCGTCGCCGTCTATATCAACCCACGCCTTCAATCCGCCATTGACCGCCGGTTCTTTCGTGAAGCCTACCAAGTGCAGCGGGTGCTCAGCGACCTTGCCGCCTCGGTTCGGGAGGCGACCAACATCGAAGAGATGCTGCGTCGCGTGGCGACGACGGTGGATTCGGCGCTGCACGTCAAAACGATTGGCTTTCTCCTCCATCCGAGTCTGCTCAATGGGGCGTCCAACGTCATCGCTAACGGGGACGTGCAGGCTTTACGCGGCTTCGCATGCCGTTTTGGACCAAACACATCGGGGGTGGTGGAGTCCGAACTGTCGTTTCCGACCACGTCGCCGCTGCTCGCCAAACTCCGCCGTGAGCCGGAGCCGTTTGAGCTGGACCCGGAATCCAGCGAAGGCATCCCCTACGCCAAACACCCGACGCTGCGGCGACTAGATTCGCATCTCCTCGTACCGCTGGTTTCCGGCGACAACCTGCTGGGTGTTTTCAGTCTAGGGCCGAAGCTTTCCGGCGAGCCGTACACCGGCGAAGACAAGTCCCTCCTGATGACCGTTGCGGAATCAGTGGCGCTGCGCTTGGACAACGCGCAACTGGTGCGTCGTCTGACGGCGGAAGCGACGTTGCGCCGCGAGTTGGAGATTGCGCGCGACATCCAACAGCGACTGCTCCCCAGCGCGTCGCCGGACGTACCGGGACTGGATGTCGCTGGTGTTTCTCTGCCAGCACGGGATGTCGGCGGCGACTACTATGACTTTTTCGTTCTCGGCGGCCGGCGGTTGGCCGTCGCCATCGGCGATGTCACCGGCCATGGCGTGTCTTCCGGTCTGTTGATGGCGCTGGCCAAAGGCGGGTTGTACAACCAAGTCGGCAATGACCCACACCCGTCGGCGGTGATAGCCGCCATGAACCGCCTCATCGCGGTTTCCGGCGGCAAACGGAACTTGATGACAATGACGTACGTGGTCATTGACGCCGCTGCGCAGACGTTTGAAATGGCGAACGCCGGTCATCCTTTTCCTTATCACTACCATGCGGCGACCGGCGTCGTTGAAGCTATTGAGCAGAGCGCCTATCCCCTTGGCGTCCGTCTTGACGGCCGATACCCGACCAAACGGTTGACCTACCAGGCAGGCGATGCGCTGGTGTTTTACACGGATGGTCTGGTCGAAGCGCGCAACGCCAGCGGCGCGGCGTTCGGGTTTGAACGTCTGGAAAAGTTGATTGCCCGATCTGGGAACTGCTCGGCCGTCGCCCTGCAGGACGCCATTCTTGCCGAGTTGCGGATGTTTCTCGGTGACGGCGCGGCTGAAGACGACGTGACGTTGGTGATTGTCCGCTTCACGGCAAGCGCTCCATAG
- a CDS encoding Maf family protein — protein sequence MKLILASASPRRAELLAAAGYAFEIYPTNTDETPQPSETPEAYVQRLALAKARAVVCSEPAVILGADTTVVLDGDLLGKPADAADAARMLRRLSGRQHEVVTGVAVRRVPDDVYRLTYERTLVTFDDLSEDWIANYIASGEPFGKAGAYAIQGRAGARITRIEGNYQNVVGLPVSTVIRLLSELGSTATGKRADD from the coding sequence ATGAAACTCATTTTGGCTTCGGCCTCGCCGCGTCGAGCCGAGTTGCTGGCTGCGGCTGGCTACGCCTTTGAAATTTACCCAACCAACACGGATGAGACTCCCCAGCCGTCGGAGACGCCGGAAGCGTATGTCCAACGGCTTGCCCTAGCGAAAGCGAGGGCAGTGGTTTGTTCAGAACCGGCGGTGATTCTTGGCGCGGACACCACGGTTGTCCTTGATGGAGACCTGCTGGGCAAACCGGCGGACGCCGCCGACGCGGCGCGCATGCTGCGTCGGCTTAGCGGACGCCAGCATGAAGTGGTGACGGGCGTTGCGGTTCGTCGCGTGCCGGATGACGTATACCGGCTCACATACGAGCGCACCCTCGTGACTTTCGACGACCTGTCGGAAGACTGGATCGCCAACTATATCGCTTCCGGTGAGCCTTTCGGCAAGGCCGGCGCGTATGCGATTCAGGGCCGCGCTGGCGCACGAATCACCCGGATCGAAGGCAACTATCAGAACGTCGTCGGTTTGCCGGTCAGCACGGTGATCCGGTTGCTAAGCGAACTTGGCAGCACAGCGACGGGCAAGCGCGCCGATGATTGA
- a CDS encoding nitrous oxide reductase accessory protein NosL, whose product MTRKPLSVGGRRRFLQSLTGLIGIVCVGCQSKPPSAEQASGRPKSQASPPAPPSCPICGMPVLVEESENRFEATAPNRPPVHLCSAVCAVVYTDRHPEVTRLDVFDYQRRTLVPATTAFHLYESKLEVRAAMPPVTASFAVRADAEAARMKYGGRLLTWEELKRAIRRTKYYKTAP is encoded by the coding sequence ATGACGCGCAAACCCCTCAGCGTTGGCGGCCGTCGCCGATTTTTGCAGAGTTTAACCGGGTTGATCGGTATTGTTTGTGTCGGCTGCCAAAGTAAACCGCCGTCCGCCGAACAAGCTTCAGGGCGACCGAAATCGCAAGCGTCACCGCCGGCGCCGCCGTCCTGTCCGATTTGTGGTATGCCGGTGTTGGTTGAAGAAAGTGAAAACCGTTTTGAGGCGACGGCGCCGAATCGGCCGCCTGTTCACTTGTGTTCCGCCGTTTGCGCGGTAGTGTATACCGACCGTCATCCTGAAGTGACTCGTCTGGATGTGTTTGACTACCAACGCCGCACGTTAGTCCCAGCAACGACAGCGTTTCACCTGTATGAGTCAAAGCTGGAGGTACGCGCCGCCATGCCTCCGGTGACGGCTTCGTTCGCTGTCCGCGCCGACGCTGAAGCGGCGCGCATGAAGTACGGCGGCCGTTTGTTGACGTGGGAAGAACTGAAACGCGCGATTCGCCGGACGAAGTACTACAAAACAGCGCCTTGA
- a CDS encoding DUF4115 domain-containing protein, whose product MATLGQELKQQRETRGKSLEEISKATNIPVRFLHAIERDDYRELPGELYNRSFIRQLARAIDYDETRAIQLYERQSGSSRIPTDEEVNRAPEMSPPKTGNALLLTLSLAVAAVVTAGTLYAFPGWWRVFGDLFAAFKTRPATPPPSPTAPPPSATAATSAPPSAPSPPAAPPPAAPPPSTAADGLTLELRATGKCWTRLQVDDGKPEEFILLPDDVRIYRAKEKIILSLGALPAVSVTVNGRPLQLPSRDGITVKRVVITPDKLETGLIGSLAPSTNLR is encoded by the coding sequence ATGGCAACGCTGGGGCAGGAACTCAAGCAGCAGCGTGAGACTCGCGGCAAGTCACTTGAAGAGATATCCAAGGCGACCAACATTCCCGTGCGTTTCTTACACGCAATTGAACGCGACGACTACCGTGAGTTGCCGGGCGAGTTGTATAACCGCTCTTTTATTCGACAGTTGGCGAGAGCTATTGACTACGATGAAACCCGCGCGATTCAGCTTTACGAACGGCAGTCGGGTAGCTCACGCATTCCAACCGATGAAGAAGTGAATCGTGCGCCGGAGATGTCGCCGCCGAAGACCGGCAACGCTCTCCTACTGACGCTGAGCCTAGCGGTCGCCGCCGTGGTCACTGCTGGCACACTCTACGCCTTTCCTGGTTGGTGGCGTGTATTCGGCGACCTATTCGCTGCCTTCAAGACTAGGCCGGCGACGCCGCCGCCCTCCCCAACGGCACCGCCGCCTTCGGCGACCGCTGCTACGTCTGCGCCGCCATCCGCCCCGTCGCCGCCGGCTGCGCCGCCCCCTGCCGCACCACCGCCGTCCACGGCGGCGGATGGGCTGACATTAGAGCTGCGTGCAACCGGTAAGTGTTGGACGCGGCTCCAAGTTGATGATGGCAAGCCGGAAGAGTTCATCCTGCTGCCGGATGACGTACGGATCTACCGCGCAAAAGAAAAAATCATTCTCTCGTTGGGCGCGCTTCCGGCTGTTTCCGTCACCGTGAACGGGCGACCGCTCCAGCTGCCGTCACGAGACGGAATCACGGTCAAGCGGGTTGTCATCACGCCTGACAAGCTTGAAACAGGCCTCATCGGTAGCCTTGCCCCGTCGACTAATCTTCGATGA
- the lptE gene encoding LPS assembly lipoprotein LptE: MTSPLRERAEGLRPRWLVRASLRTVVLSWLLLLGCLGAGPCGYRRLDAGGALPPDVKTLAVQPFTNQTLRYRIEQRFTNAVIEEILRRRLPVTLINDPEKADAVLSGDIKAVTTGQALVDDRGTVRLFQIAVRCGVTLRDQTRNHILFDNPNLEFRGEYEFSSDPRSFFNEEDPAVERLARDFARSVVTTMLERF, translated from the coding sequence ATGACGTCGCCGCTCCGAGAGCGAGCAGAGGGTCTGCGCCCTCGATGGCTAGTGCGCGCCAGCTTGCGCACGGTGGTTTTATCGTGGCTGCTGCTCTTAGGCTGCCTTGGTGCAGGCCCTTGCGGCTACCGACGATTGGACGCGGGAGGCGCGCTGCCGCCCGACGTTAAGACGTTAGCCGTCCAACCTTTCACTAACCAGACCCTACGCTATCGGATTGAGCAACGATTTACCAACGCTGTGATTGAGGAGATTTTACGGCGGCGATTGCCGGTGACCTTGATCAACGACCCGGAAAAGGCTGATGCAGTACTTTCCGGTGACATCAAGGCTGTCACGACGGGACAGGCACTGGTGGACGATCGCGGCACGGTACGGCTCTTTCAGATCGCCGTCCGTTGCGGCGTGACGCTGCGCGACCAAACGCGCAATCACATCTTGTTTGACAATCCTAATCTTGAGTTTCGCGGCGAGTACGAGTTTTCGTCTGACCCGCGTTCATTCTTCAATGAAGAAGACCCGGCGGTGGAGCGTCTAGCCCGCGATTTCGCCCGCAGCGTGGTGACGACAATGCTGGAGCGGTTTTAG
- a CDS encoding DUF6079 family protein gives MLQNIRAYLDYQPIDPLVNFVDANAERIIRSYYFTSELSRLTARLIEGIASLKTPEAARLITGARGTGKSHTLAVVRALACTPKTRHIVAHNPPLANAVKRLEGTTFLPVYISGKSLVDGSTDFATLLRDALARIPESPIAFDDAQWFPAIEGQQICELLASRLFPGMAFLFVIDDLSDALRAHRRALVQDTLDWLTKLAEKSRSLPFALLVALDSDVTAPHTGPAARLTADYQTDTLTLDNLRRITDQAVFRKTPQQRAELTALYQETLKSLPRFHWSEEEFCSLYPVHPAVLEVAPGLSTYCESFSLFSFINAVIGGALRRRPMQLISLDDLFDKYDFELKRHPTLSRAVAVYEYLSTMRLPSLSFEQRIPAKLLLKGLFLYSLVGRPVSADELTNAMMLGEIGYNQAALLLDDLQAHSEGQIIKETAGGVCRYSLTVVEQFDPEARLKTALAETPDDDTFDALLVTLGGGAAFYDFPFTLDALLLSGAKTYRDETVVLWRNTGRRGIVSFGAPPEIFTNPPVGIERSGDPFTPVNIVIPTDDEAGADAKPSIVYHWADELCEYDWQLCIESSRSPMDISAGATTPSLLYWRPSPLSATDLETLKSLWIAYTRGEEVFGDELAERVAVLEAQTRAMFLRHYVEEGELLAANGERYALRQLFPDGLPRTFSDFLGTVIRKPLDIRFPAHPVFSAPLTERETKRLVLGLLGGLNPTDPTVQEMARHFAAPFQIVVQRDGLYQLAMDRDEALGEPCISEVLRLVEAAGSEPVPVQVVYQTLRREPYGLLEPAQQIVMMALVAGWRIELVDVSGLRIFTAAELTQDVSFRQYGSIRRTAAITYASETLSEWCRLLTERFDLPDLADDRKQVRESLAQWYQKWLNYRLAERFENLPPEMLTTRTWQLIITCKRYFETTAAAVEAVLFERISLEMGLARIVDIFAANPTIYQRAVIDLRVLVEFLDWLPFYVTAKAYTLSALPVTDADARNARRELGAFFEHPHRLLDADKRLRFEQVFERFKKHYIEDCVAHDEQATKNLDLSALTAFLASPTWRLFENLSRLVIADGTYAARARRILADIELRRRSMHLRTFLEHQPLVSGLIQRRRMPPLSHQVERLRETVQQGIQHFRQCIAQNRAVIQHHLRALGLPDVEERMVTAALAALTSTASQTDFSIAPEVIDHINAALTAAHPASPVIRRLPLAPGVTVTKADLAARLTAWLEELPEDAPVTLEVEEGFR, from the coding sequence GTACGCCGAAAACCCGGCACATCGTGGCGCACAACCCGCCGCTCGCCAACGCTGTCAAGCGTTTGGAAGGGACGACCTTCTTGCCGGTGTACATCTCTGGCAAATCGCTGGTGGACGGCTCAACCGATTTCGCCACCCTGCTGCGTGACGCCTTGGCGCGTATTCCCGAATCGCCTATCGCCTTCGATGACGCTCAGTGGTTTCCGGCGATTGAAGGCCAGCAGATTTGTGAACTGTTAGCCAGCCGGTTGTTTCCAGGCATGGCCTTCCTGTTTGTCATTGACGATCTCTCCGACGCGCTACGCGCTCACCGCCGGGCGCTGGTTCAGGACACGCTTGATTGGCTAACAAAGCTGGCTGAGAAGTCACGCAGTCTCCCGTTTGCTCTTCTGGTGGCGTTGGACAGCGACGTGACGGCGCCGCATACAGGACCGGCGGCGCGGCTGACGGCCGACTACCAGACCGACACGCTCACTCTCGACAATCTACGCCGCATCACCGATCAGGCCGTTTTTCGCAAAACGCCGCAGCAGCGCGCCGAACTCACGGCGTTGTACCAAGAAACGCTCAAGTCACTCCCGCGCTTTCATTGGAGCGAGGAAGAGTTCTGCAGTCTCTATCCGGTTCATCCAGCCGTTTTGGAAGTCGCGCCGGGGCTGTCAACCTACTGTGAAAGCTTTTCACTGTTCAGCTTTATCAACGCCGTCATCGGTGGGGCGCTGCGGCGGCGGCCAATGCAGCTTATTTCGCTCGACGACCTCTTTGACAAGTATGATTTTGAGCTGAAACGCCATCCGACGTTATCCCGCGCCGTCGCCGTCTATGAGTACCTCTCAACCATGCGGCTGCCGTCCCTGAGCTTCGAGCAGCGTATTCCGGCTAAGCTCCTGCTCAAGGGCTTGTTTCTTTACTCGCTGGTTGGGCGTCCTGTCAGCGCTGATGAACTCACCAACGCGATGATGCTGGGTGAGATTGGCTACAACCAAGCGGCGCTACTGTTGGACGACCTTCAGGCGCACAGCGAAGGCCAAATCATCAAGGAAACTGCTGGCGGCGTCTGCCGTTACAGCCTGACCGTCGTTGAGCAGTTTGACCCGGAAGCGCGGCTGAAGACGGCGCTGGCGGAAACGCCGGACGACGATACATTTGACGCGCTTCTCGTCACACTTGGCGGCGGTGCCGCGTTTTATGACTTCCCCTTCACTTTAGACGCCCTGTTGCTGAGCGGCGCGAAGACCTACCGTGATGAAACCGTCGTCCTGTGGCGTAATACGGGACGGCGCGGTATTGTCAGTTTCGGCGCTCCGCCGGAAATTTTCACCAATCCGCCGGTCGGCATCGAACGTAGCGGCGATCCCTTTACGCCGGTCAACATCGTCATTCCCACTGACGACGAAGCGGGAGCCGACGCTAAACCCTCTATCGTTTATCACTGGGCGGATGAACTCTGCGAATATGATTGGCAGCTGTGCATTGAGAGCAGCCGGTCGCCGATGGACATCAGCGCCGGCGCGACCACGCCCAGTTTGTTGTACTGGCGTCCGTCGCCGCTGAGCGCAACGGATTTGGAAACCCTCAAGTCGCTCTGGATTGCCTACACACGCGGTGAAGAAGTGTTTGGCGATGAGCTTGCGGAGCGCGTCGCCGTGCTGGAAGCCCAGACGCGCGCCATGTTCCTGCGGCATTATGTCGAGGAAGGTGAACTGCTGGCGGCAAACGGCGAACGTTATGCGCTCCGCCAACTGTTTCCTGACGGCCTCCCGCGCACCTTTAGCGATTTTCTTGGTACGGTGATTCGCAAGCCGCTTGACATCCGCTTTCCGGCGCATCCGGTCTTTTCCGCGCCGTTGACGGAACGTGAGACCAAGCGCTTAGTGCTCGGCCTGCTTGGCGGACTTAATCCGACCGACCCCACGGTACAGGAGATGGCGCGTCATTTCGCCGCGCCGTTTCAGATTGTCGTGCAACGCGACGGTCTTTACCAGTTGGCGATGGATCGGGATGAGGCGCTGGGCGAACCGTGCATCAGTGAAGTGCTGCGTTTGGTGGAAGCCGCTGGTTCGGAGCCGGTGCCCGTCCAGGTCGTCTATCAGACCTTGCGGCGCGAACCCTACGGTTTGCTCGAACCAGCCCAACAAATTGTGATGATGGCGCTGGTCGCCGGCTGGCGCATCGAACTCGTGGATGTCTCAGGATTGCGTATCTTTACGGCGGCGGAACTGACGCAGGATGTCAGCTTCCGGCAGTACGGTTCAATCCGGCGTACGGCGGCAATTACCTACGCTTCAGAAACCCTCTCAGAATGGTGTCGGCTGTTGACGGAGCGGTTTGATCTCCCCGACTTGGCCGACGACCGTAAGCAGGTGCGGGAAAGTCTGGCGCAATGGTATCAAAAGTGGCTCAACTACCGGCTGGCGGAGCGGTTTGAAAACCTGCCGCCGGAGATGCTCACCACGCGCACGTGGCAGTTGATCATCACCTGCAAGCGCTATTTTGAAACTACGGCGGCGGCCGTCGAGGCGGTTTTGTTCGAGCGCATTTCACTTGAAATGGGACTGGCGCGGATTGTGGATATCTTCGCCGCCAACCCAACAATCTATCAACGCGCCGTCATTGACTTGCGTGTGCTCGTCGAGTTTCTCGATTGGCTGCCCTTCTACGTAACGGCTAAGGCCTACACCCTCAGCGCGTTGCCTGTGACGGACGCCGACGCGCGAAACGCGCGCCGCGAGCTGGGCGCGTTCTTTGAGCACCCGCACCGGCTGCTTGATGCGGACAAGCGGCTTCGTTTTGAGCAGGTTTTTGAGCGATTCAAGAAACACTACATTGAAGACTGCGTAGCGCATGATGAGCAGGCGACGAAAAACCTCGACCTGTCAGCGCTAACGGCGTTTTTAGCCAGCCCGACTTGGCGGCTCTTCGAGAACTTGTCCCGGCTGGTGATCGCCGATGGAACCTACGCCGCCCGCGCGCGACGCATTCTAGCCGACATTGAACTGCGGCGGCGTAGTATGCATCTCCGGACTTTTTTGGAGCACCAGCCATTGGTTAGCGGTCTGATCCAGCGGCGAAGAATGCCTCCCTTATCCCACCAAGTCGAGCGGCTGAGGGAGACGGTTCAGCAAGGTATTCAGCATTTCCGACAGTGCATCGCACAGAACCGCGCCGTAATCCAGCACCACTTACGCGCGCTTGGCTTGCCGGATGTGGAAGAGCGGATGGTGACGGCGGCGTTGGCGGCGTTGACTTCCACTGCCTCCCAGACGGACTTTTCAATTGCGCCGGAGGTCATTGATCACATCAATGCAGCGTTGACGGCTGCGCATCCGGCTTCTCCTGTTATCCGCCGCCTACCGCTGGCGCCGGGTGTCACCGTCACCAAGGCCGATTTGGCGGCGCGGTTGACGGCGTGGCTGGAAGAATTACCGGAAGACGCGCCGGTCACACTTGAGGTTGAGGAAGGGTTCCGATGA